One genomic window of Desulfatibacillum aliphaticivorans DSM 15576 includes the following:
- a CDS encoding alpha/beta fold hydrolase, whose amino-acid sequence MKTLAHYHPEKFTKNGDIEIAYDAFGDPQAKPLLLIMGFADQMITWHEKLCRVLADSGFFVIRFDNRDIGRSTWLEDEGAPNIPLLVLKRLLGLPVKTPYTLKDMALDALAVLDALDLESAHVMGASMGGMIGQALALDYPERVRTLVSLISAPDILPNKNVLKGMGKDIGDWIAGRDSDFQTLSPSPAVFPFLLNPMPTDREGFVDFYVGLNLTVNGKGAPLNLEESRRHAQELYDRGLCPNGALRQLAGILASPSRNQRLKSLKTPTLVIHGAKDPLIPVRLGMETARLIPGARLKIIKNMGHWLPLPVWGELLGALENFWDSCASGPFILTD is encoded by the coding sequence GTGAAGACTCTTGCTCATTACCATCCTGAAAAGTTCACCAAAAACGGAGATATAGAAATTGCCTATGATGCGTTTGGAGATCCCCAGGCAAAACCCTTATTGCTGATCATGGGGTTTGCGGACCAGATGATCACCTGGCACGAAAAGTTGTGCCGGGTTTTGGCTGACAGCGGTTTTTTTGTGATCCGGTTCGACAATCGGGACATAGGACGGTCCACCTGGCTGGAAGATGAAGGGGCTCCAAACATCCCCTTGCTGGTTCTTAAAAGACTCCTCGGCTTGCCCGTAAAAACTCCGTACACCCTGAAAGACATGGCTCTGGACGCCCTGGCCGTTTTGGACGCCTTGGACTTGGAAAGCGCTCACGTCATGGGCGCCTCCATGGGCGGGATGATCGGCCAGGCCCTGGCCTTGGATTATCCCGAACGGGTTCGGACCCTGGTGTCCCTGATTTCCGCTCCCGATATTCTTCCCAATAAAAACGTGCTCAAAGGCATGGGCAAGGACATCGGCGACTGGATTGCGGGAAGGGATTCGGATTTCCAGACCCTTTCCCCGTCTCCGGCTGTCTTCCCCTTTTTGTTGAACCCCATGCCCACGGACAGGGAAGGCTTTGTGGATTTTTACGTAGGCCTGAATCTGACCGTAAACGGGAAGGGCGCGCCTTTGAACCTGGAAGAAAGCAGGAGGCACGCCCAGGAATTGTATGACCGGGGCTTGTGCCCTAACGGCGCATTAAGGCAGTTGGCAGGCATCCTGGCCAGCCCATCCAGAAATCAAAGGCTTAAAAGCCTGAAAACGCCGACCTTGGTGATACACGGCGCCAAAGATCCGTTGATTCCGGTGCGCCTTGGCATGGAAACCGCCCGGCTGATCCCGGGAGCGCGTTTAAAGATTATCAAGAATATGGGGCATTGGCTGCCGTTGCCGGTTTGGGGGGAATTGCTGGGGGCTTTGGAAAATTTTTGGGACTCGTGTGCCTCCGGGCCTTTTATTTTAACTGATTGA
- a CDS encoding (Fe-S)-binding protein has translation MKNDAHLEMIRMERKLSPLERDLPSALKQVNDLCNDCGACLKNCAFLQKYGSPGQLAKELANASAANLSMAYECSLCGLCTTLCPQGCDPSGMFFQARRQANADLGDDKRHGVLRNYEAQGTSPRFTWYALPQGCDTIFFPGCNIPGSRPEIVKLLFLHMQQFIPNLGIVMDCCCKPSHDLGRTDFFREMFGELRSYLLDNGIQKVLCACPNCFKVFSTYGDGLETEMVYTLLDEKGLPHAENVSGEVCVHDPCPLRNENAVHESARSILQKKGLEISRQRRERKKTMCCGEGGAVPCIAPDLAKKWSELRVKDIQGRPLVTYCAGCALFLGRHTPTHHVLDILYKPKETLEGRVKPAPSPITYWNRAQLKKWFQKNLPAKIERERSPQYGASNEGAGGAGFKGALYAFAGGLLCGFKKIK, from the coding sequence ATGAAAAACGACGCGCACCTGGAAATGATTAGAATGGAACGTAAGCTCTCTCCGCTTGAACGGGATCTGCCTTCAGCCCTAAAACAAGTAAACGACCTTTGCAACGATTGCGGCGCGTGCCTAAAAAACTGCGCTTTTCTACAAAAATACGGCTCCCCCGGCCAGTTGGCCAAAGAATTGGCTAACGCTTCCGCCGCCAACTTGTCTATGGCCTATGAATGCAGCTTATGCGGCCTATGCACCACGCTGTGCCCCCAGGGGTGCGACCCATCCGGCATGTTTTTCCAAGCCCGCCGGCAGGCGAACGCAGACCTTGGCGACGACAAAAGGCACGGAGTTCTTCGAAATTATGAAGCGCAGGGAACTTCGCCGCGCTTTACCTGGTACGCTCTGCCCCAGGGCTGCGACACGATTTTTTTTCCCGGATGTAATATCCCCGGGTCCCGGCCGGAAATCGTCAAACTCCTTTTTCTGCATATGCAACAGTTTATTCCCAACCTTGGCATTGTGATGGATTGCTGCTGCAAGCCTTCCCACGATTTGGGGAGAACGGATTTTTTCCGGGAAATGTTCGGGGAATTGCGATCCTATTTGCTGGACAACGGGATCCAAAAAGTCCTTTGCGCATGCCCCAACTGCTTCAAAGTGTTTTCCACGTACGGCGACGGCCTGGAAACCGAGATGGTTTATACGCTTCTTGACGAAAAAGGTCTGCCGCACGCGGAGAACGTCTCAGGCGAGGTTTGCGTCCATGATCCCTGCCCGTTGCGAAACGAAAACGCGGTCCATGAATCGGCCCGCAGCATCCTGCAGAAAAAAGGGCTGGAAATCTCCCGCCAACGCCGCGAGCGAAAAAAAACCATGTGCTGCGGGGAAGGCGGGGCCGTGCCTTGCATTGCCCCGGATCTGGCGAAAAAATGGTCTGAACTCCGGGTAAAGGATATCCAGGGGCGGCCATTAGTCACTTATTGCGCGGGGTGCGCTTTGTTTTTGGGCCGGCATACCCCGACGCATCACGTTTTGGACATCCTATACAAACCAAAGGAAACTTTGGAAGGCCGGGTTAAACCGGCCCCGTCGCCCATAACCTATTGGAACCGGGCTCAGTTGAAGAAATGGTTTCAAAAAAATTTGCCGGCGAAAATCGAACGGGAAAGAAGCCCGCAATACGGCGCTTCCAATGAAGGGGCCGGAGGAGCGGGGTTCAAGGGGGCCCTATATGCCTTTGCGGGCGGATTGTTATGCGGCTTTAAGAAAATCAAATAA